The following are encoded together in the Candidatus Methylomirabilis oxygeniifera genome:
- a CDS encoding protein of unknown function (Evidence 5 : No homology to any previously reported sequences) produces the protein MFYMIEFDQKPGVKRTQVAEAYQRFADHFAKALPQFKLVGLFSRDLYVGHRPQYMALWEFSAYADLDAWEKLWTTDEEGRRLAQELSDLAQDWDAKVMTKLL, from the coding sequence ATGTTCTATATGATCGAGTTCGATCAAAAGCCAGGGGTTAAGCGGACGCAGGTAGCCGAAGCGTATCAGCGGTTTGCCGACCACTTCGCAAAGGCTCTCCCGCAGTTCAAACTCGTCGGTCTTTTTTCCCGTGACCTCTACGTGGGGCATCGCCCTCAGTATATGGCACTCTGGGAGTTCTCAGCCTATGCGGATCTCGATGCATGGGAGAAGCTCTGGACGACGGATGAAGAAGGGCGACGGCTGGCCCAGGAGCTGAGTGATCTCGCGCAAGACTGGGATGCCAAGGTGATGACCAAGCTGCTCTGA